The Brettanomyces bruxellensis chromosome 8, complete sequence genome segment CGTGTGACGTTGGAACAGTAACTCTTGTACCGCATACCCAGTGAGGACATAATAACGTGACCTCCCAACTTATCGTTGTTCGATTCCACAGAAAACTTCAACTGATACTTGCCGTTACTCTGTACAATGGGCTTGTAGCACCAATCCAAGTTGTTGAGGTCAAAGTTTGCACCAAGACGCTTCATTGCCCTGTCTGTTTCCATCctttggaaaaatttcgTGTCATCAATCTTATTCTCGACACGATCCACCAACTGGGAGTTGGTGACATTAAGATCCTCATCTACTATCTTACTCATTTCATCTGTGAAGTAAGTCATCATGTTGGTAGAGGCACGTGAGGCGATACGCAAACTACGCTGctcttcctcatccttCAGTTCCAAAGTCTTGGAAACGCCAATTGAGGCATCCACCAAGTCAAACTGTGCTTTAGCCTCATCCCAAATGGGTTGCCACTCGTCCATAAACTTGCCCTTGTAGTTATCACGAGGCAAGATTCCAACTTTCTTGCCGTTCTCCTGTATTTGCTCGAGAAATTCATGGAATAACTTCTTGTTGTGCTCAGgatctttatttcttcccAATATCTTCATGGTATAACTGCCGTTTGGACTTGACTTCAACGGGTTCAGATACCTCGCCTTACCAACAGATGTAACCACAATAACCTTCTTGGCAGTTATATAAATACCAGTTGCAGGGAACTCATATCCCAAAAGCCAGGTATGTAGGATGGTGGATTTCTGATATGGATTGTAATCATCACTCGATCCAACCATTATCAAAAGACCATTGACAGACCGGAAGTACTCTGAAGTCGAAATATTCTTCTGCAAAAGATGCAACCTCCTTCTGAAGGTTGCCTGATCAATTTTAACCTCAGTCATGCTAGTTTTAACCCTTTACTGATGGGCAAATAAATGATACCGGTAAAACAATTAAAAAGGTCCACGTTTCTTAGTTTCCCAATGTATAATTTCACTAGCCAGTACACAAATCAGCGTTACTGTCTGACAATGCAAAATGTGAAGAGGcagatattcaaaatatgtGCTCAATCACCAAGTGAAAGATTTACGTGTACGAAACAGAAGGAAAAACCTACTGATCAAAGCATATAGAACAGTTTGAGCAAGTGGTGGTTAAGTGGCTATAGGTAGCTAGGCGTCGCGAAAAATTGGATacgttaaaaaaaaaagggagagaaaaaattaacccgggtgaagaaagaagcacATAATATTTCTTTAGGAGACGCGTGAAATAGTACAAATTATATGAGTTGCCTGCATCGCATGGATGTtaacatatttcaaaggaaagagaagataAACGTGTTATGTGATTAAGACATtgaaatattattctaGGAGACCACAAAAAATCAGTACGCTGATCAGACAAATGCTAACATATATTTGAATGGGGTATTAATAGAATACGTGTAGTGAAAACATGCGTATAGAGAATGCTAAAAAATAGGCAATATTATGTATGGAGGAGCTTAAAGATGCGGTTCTCTAATAATGCGGTCTAGATACTAAGCTAGAACTGAAATTTGGTGGGGAGTGAATGATTTCAAACAAGTACCAAAATTTCGTATACAAAAATGTAAGCGAGCCATTTAATGCCCAATAGTCGATAGAAGTACATGTATACATAGGAGGgagaaattttatttatgctTAGAGTAAGAAACCAAGCGcgaagcaagaaaaaaataaataaggagaaaaaaaaaaataaaaaaaaccCATCTTGCGAAGGATGTAGAGATCATTCGTATCAGTCCAACTACAGGAACATTCTATCTGAGAACATTCAATTTAAAAATTCAAGCGACGActtcaaagaaagcatcACTGCCAAACATTATTTGCTCTTATTTACCAGCACATTATCATTAGTACGATCTGATCTCAAACAATTAGTAACTATGGCTGATACCGCAGACGACTACTCGTATGACTACGAgtatcttttcaaaattgtcTTGATTGGAGATTCCAGTGTTGGAAAGACCAACCTCCTTTCGCGATTCACCAGAGATGAGTTCAATCCAGACTCAAGAGCCACTATCGGAGTTGAATTTGCAACTAGGACACTCGAGATAAACGGTAAACGAATTAAAGCACAAATATGGGATACTGCTGGACAAGAGCGGTACAGAGCAATTACAGCAGCCTATTATAGAGGAGCTGTTGGTGCCTTGGTTGTCTATGATATCTCGAATTCGGATTCATACGAATCTGTGTCCAGATGGCTTaaggaaatgaaagaacatgcagatgcaaatattgTCATTGCCTTAGTTGGAAATAAATCTGATTTGGAACACCTGAGGGCAGTTCCAACAGAAGAGGCAAGAAACTTTGCTGCTGAACATAATTTGCTATTTACTGAGGCTTCTGCCTTAAATGCCGACAATGTCGAGTTCACGTTCCACCAGTTAATCAAGAGTATATACGATATGGTCTCGAAGAGAAAATTCGACATGGATGAAAATGGAGTTGCGAACAAGGATCTCAATAGCAAGACAATCACACTCACGCCGGCACCTAAGGATAAGAAGGTTTCCAAGAACTCGAATTGCTGCTAAACATTCGTGTTCCATTCCCCAAATCTCCACTTTGTACATCTCGTGTGCATCTTAAGTTCATCGTCGTTCTAATCTCTCATTATTTCTCCATCCGGGAAGAATTTCATCCGAACCTCTCAAATATATGCAACTtaatcctctttttctctctaATTGTCGCATTCCGTATAATGCTAGTATGGCAGTAGTTTTAAtcaaaagtataaaaaagTATACATTTCCTCCTCCTTGTGTCTTCTTGTTTGTCATTATTAATACTAGTACTTAGaggaaacaaaaacatATCATCCTCATACCAGGATGGCACCTACTATTTTTCATTCAGCACgaaatcttcatcctcatcctcatcttcatcttcaagagCCGTATCTTTACTGATCGCTGCACTCACTTTACTATAGTCAACAACCTTACCCCTCGTTCTTCTACCGGTGATTATGTTCGAAGTATCAATTTCAGCAAGATCATCTTTCACATCGTCATCAATGATCAATTTATCGTCCGTCACATCATCTTCTggtttttcatcatcttcctcttgCTCATCCTCCTCGTTTTCATTATCAGATGGCATGTCTCTATATTTACTTCTGTGGTgtctcctcttcttcttgtatttcttcttcactgGCTCCGTGCTATTATTCACTGACTTCTCTGAagtttccttcttctcagtcttttctccttcctctAACTTTCTTTTGGTAGATGTGGCCACATTCTCCACAGGATGCGTTTCTTTTGAGCCAGCTTCCGTGCTTTCTTTGGTTTCCTTATCACTCATCTTAATCCAAAAGCcagaaaatcaaataaagTATAACATTTGTTCAATGCACAGTTAatgcttttctgctttcaaCTAAGAGCACAATCCTTATTAACACTTCTATAACCAGGCTTTTATTCTTCGCGTCATTCGCGGAGCcgaatattattttttttgttctgcGCTTCTTCTATATGTACGGATGTTcttcttattattttgatctcgagcttttttcttctaaaTATCTCCTTGCTGAAAATCACGCTACTCCtctatttattattatcttgATCATTGGTCGTTTTCGGCCGCTTTCTAAATTTATGTGATCATGCGATCTTATGATCATAAACCATAACGTTTaatcacaaaaaattaatgctGGGGCTGCCCATTTTGCCGTAAATTatgctttttaatttaaatTGTGTGTCTCTTTGAAAGCACACCTTATTTTAATGCCAGATGATTGCCGGGGGAAGGATGGTGTCAGAAGTCTCGGCtataaaaatttgaatgtCATAATAATGTTCTCATGCCGAATCCTCGTAGAAACCGGTAAGTTTGTGGTTGAGTATATAGTTGATATCATATAGGTGAGtgttctattttttttttctttttttttggcttgattatttttatttattctttccatcttGCGAACAAAAAgggaaacaacaaaaaaaaagtaaataaaatcaaagagGGAAATTGGATTGGGTTGGATTGGATTGGATCGCATTGAGTGTAGACATACAATAAACAGTATTTCAcacttaaaaaaaaaaaaaaagatagacGTTTTTCATATTCCTTACTGTTCTTTCCTCTACAAATCATTCAAAACAGGAAAATCCATAATTCAGGAAGTTCACATCTGTCCCAGTGCATACCCCTTGAGGTTTCTTTCATATTCCTAAAAGCCGATAGCCGTTTCCGCTAGCATATTTCAGGCTTTCCCCAGATTTTTGCAAAATAATCATTTGCGTTCAAGGTGGGTTTTCGAAGTACATATTACTTAATATTATCTCTAATTTAATAGTTAGAATAGAAGACAAGCAAGACTTAGATATATCTACACAGTTAACAGTGTGTCTACCTTTCGGCATAATCCGTATATAGACTATGTCAGGCGATGTTTTACCATATTCAGATCCTTTGTTGGAACTTTTGAAGGATCCATACCtcaataaggaaaaagataaagctCAAGTGCTTGTTAAATatatagaaaaaataaaggactCGACATTAAAGGCATGGTGTATCGAGGCATTTGAAATTCTTCGTGATTTGGAGAAGATAGAAGTGAAAATTAACAATTGGGAGTTTCAGACTTTGGATTTTAACATTTCTGTAGATTCAGTGATGCTTAATGAGCAGGAcgtgaaaagaagaaaatttaaCTTGCAGGTGGCGAAAAGAGTTGCCAGACACTGTTTAGACTTTCATAAAATTCTAGGTCGGCTTGGAGTGGAAATAGATGAACTCAgctctttttcaaaaagacTAAGTCCGCTTCAAAAAATCAGTGATCCCGGAACGATTCTCACGGAGCTAAATTTAAGGGTTATAAAGATCCAAAGTGTGTTGGCAGATCAGATTTCAATTCATTATTCCCGAGCTCGATTGGTCAATATCGGAATCAGTCTGGAGGATCTTGTTCATAGTAATGAGGACGATTCGGAAACTAAAGGTGGCATCAACAATGATACTTTAAGAAATTACAAGCAGTTTGTGAACAATTTACTACAGCAATTGAATGCAACAGTCCGTTCTGGAGATACTATAGGAGCCATGGAATGTATCTCTATTGTTAACGACGTGGAGAAAATGTTCAATTCTATGAAAGCACAGCGTGAACAGCAgaggcaaaagaaaattctaGATAGACAAGAGGAGGAGCGTAAAACACGGCAAACTGAAAGAGATAGAGCACACCAAATAAAGGAGGATGAACTTAGAGAGGATTTAAAGAGAGAacaacagaaaagaaagtataACGTGGAATCAGAGTTTAAGCAGGCTGCAAGGTCACAGGGCATTCCGTCCCCACCTAATTCATCCAATGTTGGAAAACATGCAAGACACGTCTCCGGTTTTTCCAGTGGAAACGAATCCATCGATTCggatgaagatattgacATGAGCGAAGCCGACTCAACACTATCATCTTTCGATGTCgatggaagaagaaagagacgGATGAACAATGATAACATTCCAGTGAACTTAGAAGATACTATACTTCATAGAACGACACTCACAGAAAAACTCCCGGATCTTCTGTCAGCATTTGATGAAGCGAAGGCTGCGGAATCTGGATTAAAAAAGGTGGTTTCCAAAGCTGCGTCTGGTAATAAGAGCATGCAAACGCAAACGGTATCCATGAAATCTGAAGAAAAGGATAACAGTGAATCGAACAATACATCGGGAGAAAGTACAAGGAACGAAAAAGGACAATTAGATTCCGAAGATGCACAGAAAGTATACACGGAGAGTATTCCTCGTCCATTACCAGGGCCATCCATCTTAAAGGCATTTTTCCAGCCAGTGATTAAGAAGCCGATCTTCATTGATTCAAATATGCAGAGCCATCCTCTTGATGGAAGTGTGCTTCAACTACAATCATTGGGTAGAAAGCGCGTGAAAAGATTGACAGGTGCTGATgttcaaaaaagattactaaaatacaaaaaggATGAGCAACTTAAGGAATTGACGTTATCGACAAAAAAGTTGACTTCGATCCAGGTGGGCTCTGGGAGAGTAAAAGAGACCGTGAAAGAGATCGAGCAACAGTTGCCTCGTTCACCAACATCACCTACAGAAAATTCTGATCAAGATACTTCGAAAAATGAAGCTGATACATCTAATGTTAAAAGTAATCCTGTGAAAAATGTGACTGGACCTGCAGTACCGGACGGGAGTAATCTGCCTGATATCCAATTTCCTGTGTTTAATATGAACAATGATGATACCATGGTAAGCGAGGAAAGTAGTATGGATGACTCCGTTGACTAGACGAAGCTAGCAATTTATCTTCACGCAGAACTTGAATCTTAATCTATAGAACCAGAATATATTTCTAATGTCGAATGTTCTCCTGCAAGGAGTAACGTAGTTCAATTTAATATAGCATTCAGACCTTTATTGATATGTACAATTTTCCTATTTGCGTCTaggatatatatatatgtatgtatgtgcACTTATGAATCTGACAATTATTTGTTGTTGcttaaatattatatttcatcatatttcATCATAGTGTATATCATTTAAAGAAGATAGCATTCTGCTAACGCTAGATCCAGGATTCAAGGTCTTAGAGTTATCAACTCTTATAAGATTAGACCGTATCACCCTCGGATCGTTCTTTAATGATCTTAGAATTTCTCTCTGCACAGCACTAGAGGAATCAAACAGCATAAGAAAGTGCGAACCCTGGAAATGCCTTTCGTTAGCTTTTTTCATGAGTTTCGGAAGAGGCTTTGCACCTAAAGACACTATTTCACGCACAACACCATTGTTTTTGATAACCAATTTACCTATAGTAGATGCCAATCTGGAAATATCAAACAGCAGTTAGTAAATATGTGATATTACACTTTAAGCTCTGCAGCAATACTTACTCTTTTGCCTCGGAATGAACGGCAAGCGGATCCGATATTCTGGCTATTGCAATCAATTCATAGAGCATTTTCAGCCAAGTTGCTCTTATTTCTGTGCAATAATTACTCTTTCGTTGAGGCCACACATCAACTTCGAGTATCGTTAAAGCAGCAGCATATGAAGCCTAAtttatacatatattttttcactttatgctctcttccaattttaagcaaaaaaaatgtacgggtgttaatttttttttgtcccaCTAAGGAAACGTGCGGCATGGTTAGACCTTTACATAAATTTGGAAGACAGTGAACATAGGATGTGAATTAACAGCGTACGGAAGTAACAGCAGACAACACAAGTACTCCATTgcaaattattattttagaagATACAGAATCGCCTTGTTTGGTGCTGATAATATCGTTTTAAAAGCaggtcttttttttcacgaTATATATTTGTCATATAGTTTGATATTACATTTTAAGTAACATGTTTGAATGGTTATTTGGGAAGAGGCTTACACCTCAGCAACAAATGAGGAAAAATCAGCGGCAATTAGAAAGAACACAAAGAGAGCTTGAcagggaaaaaatgaagcttcaacaacaagaaaaaaggcTAACGCAAGAAATTAAACGGTCGGCCAAAGCAGGGCAAATACCAACGGTAAAAGTGCAGGCTCGTGATTTAATAAGGACAAGAAAGCAGGTTACTAAGTTTGATAAGATGAAGACACAACTACAAGCGATTTCTTTGAGACTTCAGACAATGAGTTCATCTACACAGATGACCAGTACGATGAGAAATGCAACTAGAATCTTGAGTGGAATGAATGGACACATGAATCTCAATCAATTGGGAAGAATTACGCAAGAATTTCAGAAGTCGATGGATGCCATGGATCAGAAGCAAGAGATGGTGGATGATGTGATGGATGATATGATGGATGATGAGttggaagatgaagatgaggacGAGATTGATGAAGTAGTGGGTAAAGTGCTTGATGAGGTGGGAGTTAACCTCAATGATAAGTTGGGTGACTCTGCGATCCCATCGGAGAGCGTTAAATCAGAGGAGAAGCCCGTTGCAAATAAACCCCAACTACTTGGAGCTGAAGGTGGTGTAGATGATGATTTACAAGCACGTCTTGACAGCTTGAAAAGGTGAtgtttgttgaaaaaaaaaaaaatgatatttgTGCTTGTAAATCAATACGGTTACTGATAGCACTGTCGGGAGAACattgataaagataataataGCTTAGAAAGAAGTAAATAGTTTAGATGATGCAATCGCATAATCTCAGATCTTGTTCCAGCTATGTTAAAATGCAGAATATAAGCCACGCCATGTAcccaaagaaaataaattatgcAGTTAGAAAGTTTCATATCTTATAATTGGCAAGGCAAGTATGCTTCCGAGAGTCCGTTGATTTTGAATCTTAGATCTGATATGGTTTTAGATCAATTGTATTACAGCCCGATGTGGCTGTGATCCGTTCgttactttattttttttcgtgctTTATTATTTAGTCTCTGGTCCctaattaattttaagttttttttattttattggcACGAATTCGTTCggttctatttttattatctcCAGCCCCATGTGTTTGGTTCGCTAATTGTTTCATTTCAATACGTGCGAACTTTTTCCCCTCCCTCTCCTTAAAATTCTATCCATTACGATGACGTCT includes the following:
- the YPT32 gene encoding Rab GTPase ypt32 (BUSCO:EOG09264HHW), which produces MADTADDYSYDYEYLFKIVLIGDSSVGKTNLLSRFTRDEFNPDSRATIGVEFATRTLEINGKRIKAQIWDTAGQERYRAITAAYYRGAVGALVVYDISNSDSYESVSRWLKEMKEHADANIVIALVGNKSDLEHLRAVPTEEARNFAAEHNLLFTEASALNADNVEFTFHQLIKSIYDMVSKRKFDMDENGVANKDLNSKTITLTPAPKDKKVSKNSNCC
- the MRP17 gene encoding mitochondrial ribosomal small subunit component; translated protein: MLYELIAIARISDPLAVHSEAKELASTIGKLVIKNNGVVREIVSLGAKPLPKLMKKANERHFQGSHFLMLFDSSSAVQREILRSLKNDPRVIRSNLIRVDNSKTLNPGSSVSRMLSSLNDIHYDEI
- a CDS encoding uncharacterized protein (BUSCO:EOG09264T0J) is translated as MFEWLFGKRLTPQQQMRKNQRQLERTQRELDREKMKLQQQEKRLTQEIKRSAKAGQIPTVKVQARDLIRTRKQVTKFDKMKTQLQAISLRLQTMSSSTQMTSTMRNATRILSGMNGHMNLNQLGRITQEFQKSMDAMDQKQEMVDDVMDDMMDDELEDEDEDEIDEVVGKVLDEVGVNLNDKLGDSAIPSESVKSEEKPVANKPQLLGAEGGVDDDLQARLDSLKR